The region AGGTTTATAGTAAGAAAGAACTTCTTCTTTTAAAGCCTTTTTAAGACCTTCAACGTTGATGTTGGTAGTTTTTAACTTTGGTTCCATCACTACCAAATAACGAAGACTTCCTGCAAAAGAAATATTAACAAGTCCTAAGATTAGTATAAGAATTCTAAGAAACCTCATTCTTTCCCCCTTTTTCGGTAATAACTTTTCTATTCTTTATTCTCATAATTCTATCTACTTCTTTGTAATCTTTTAAATGTTCCTTGTGGGTTATGAGGAGGATTCCTTTTTTTTCTTTTCTAGCTAAGTTTACAAAGGTGTTCCAGACAACTTTTTCTGCATCTTCGTTAAAAGACCTAAGCATCTCGTCTGCGAGAATGAAGGGAGCGTCAATTAAAAAAGCTCTACATATTGAAACTATTTCTCTCTGTCCGTTAGAAAGTTCTCCTATGTTTTTTTTTAAAAGGAAAGAAAGGGATATTTTTCTTATATCTTCATCTCCATCAAACTTAAAAGTTTCTATTAGTTCTTCTAATCTCTTTTTTACCTCTTTCTCTTTCTTTCCCGATAGAGTAGCAGAAAAGAGTAAGTTTTCTTTTACATTTAAGTTCTGAAAAAAAAGAAACTGGGAAGGTATGAGAGAAATAACTTCTTTCCGTTTCTTGTTTGCTTCCTGAATGCTTTTAATTTCTTTTCCGTTCCACAAAACTTTTCCTTTGGTAGGAGGAAGAAGATATGAAAGAATCTTAAAAAGGGTTGTTTTTCCCGATGCTGAAGGTCCAAAAAGAAGAGTAATTTCTCCTCTCTTGATCTCAAAGGAAACATCTTCTTTAAAAAGCCACGACTTAGACTCTCTAAAATTCACGTTTTCAATTCTCAAGGAGGATTCTACCATTAGAAAGAACCTCCCAAAATGGTTATACCAACAAAAGATTCTTTTTCTATTTTTTTTGCTAGATTTAAAAGATCAGTTTCATCTATAAAATAAAAATCTTCCGGAAATGAGAATCTTCTGATGAGATAACTTAGTTCCCATTCGGCGTTTAAAAATTTTACAGCAATTCCTACTCCTGCTTCTGTTGAAACTTGATTTCCTTTTTCGTCAAAGTAGTTTCTCATCCCACCTCTAAAAGATATCCACTTTGTTTGAAGTTCGAATCCTCCTCCAAAAAAGTTTAAATCGCTTACCCAAGGTTCTTTTAGAGTATCACTTAAAAGGATTTTGCCAGATGTTAGTTCCGCTATTACTACCATCTTTGGAAGTAATGAAGTTGTAGATATTCCCCATTCATACTCATCCAAATAATCGGATTCTGCAAGGTCTACCAACTTTACGTAGGTTTCCTCGTATTCTCCCCACGAATTGAGAGTAAGCTTTTTTATTGCTATAGGTTCCCAGTAATCCTTTATGCTTTTCCTCTTGTAAATGACTCCTGCATCGATAGTATAAATTCTATTTCCAAAAAAATGGGCTTTTAGTCCTACTGTATAAGGAATTGTTGTACTGTTTGAGGATTCCGAGTTGTATGTATCATCCTCTTCGTTTGTATCTATTCCTCCCACTCCAACCGTTCCTCCTACACTCAATCTTAGAAAATCTGTGTTAACTATACTTTTTCCAAAACCTAAGGTAAAAAATCCAAGTTCTGTGTTTCCCAAGCTGAATCCTGTACCGTACCTTGTAGGACTAGAATAAGAAAATTTAAACATGGTTGCCGTTGCAGTATCGGATAAGCTTTCTGTACTCAGATTTAAAGAAAATAAGGTTAAATCCTTAACACTCTTTTTAGTTAAAAACGGATATACCAATCCGGCTGGGTTTTCAAACAAAGCATTTGATCCAATTCCGTGAGCTACAAGGTTTCCCGCAAGGGCTAAACTTTTAGGAGTAGGGTATATTCCAAAGGGATCCGCTTTTGCGTTTTCTAATTGAAAGATGAAAAAGATAAAAAGAAATATAACTATACATTTACGGAGAATTATTCGAACCATACATTAACCCCCAAAGAGAAAAATTTTTCTTTTTTTACTTCCTCAAATGTATCTCCATAGGAGTTTACTATGTAAAAGGGAAAATAAAATTGACGATGTAAATAACTAAAACTTATCTCTGTTTTGGTAGATTTTATTTTAATTCTTCCTATACATATTCCAAATCCCACTTCTTTAGAAAAGTCTTTTCCACTTTCTGTTTTGTATGTTCTGAAAATTAAAGATACTAATGCTTCCGATGTAGAAATAAAAACACTGTTTGGATGTATGATCACTGCAGGCCTAACGTTGCCACCATTGCGATACAACCTACTCGCATACTGGAATGAACTCACAGTAGCTGCTGCTGCTGCTCAGTCTGCTGGACAGGCTGGTGGTCAAGCACTGGTAGAAGAACAAATGCCACAAGGAGAATAACATGGCTAAATTGATTAGAAAGATGAGTATCCCGGAGTATAGAGATTACCGTAAGGCACAGGAAGAAGGCA is a window of Desulfurobacteriaceae bacterium DNA encoding:
- a CDS encoding ATP-binding cassette domain-containing protein, yielding MVESSLRIENVNFRESKSWLFKEDVSFEIKRGEITLLFGPSASGKTTLFKILSYLLPPTKGKVLWNGKEIKSIQEANKKRKEVISLIPSQFLFFQNLNVKENLLFSATLSGKKEKEVKKRLEELIETFKFDGDEDIRKISLSFLLKKNIGELSNGQREIVSICRAFLIDAPFILADEMLRSFNEDAEKVVWNTFVNLARKEKKGILLITHKEHLKDYKEVDRIMRIKNRKVITEKGGKNEVS